A window of bacterium contains these coding sequences:
- a CDS encoding T9SS type A sorting domain-containing protein: protein MEIKGKFLEILTCRLGWIFLLAGSVWHQLNAEYSGWTVYNTSNSGLPDNRVYSIAIEDSIKWIGTHGGLVKFNGTNWTVYNTSNSGLPDNWVSFIAIEGSTKWIGTHGGLVKFNGTNWTVYNTSNSGLPDNFIFSIAVEESTKWIGTRNGLARFDSTNWTVYNTSNSGLPDNWVSFIAIEGSTKWIGTCDSGLARFDGVIWTVYNMGNSNLPDNRVRSIATLGNTKWIGTRDGGLARFDGVIWTVYDKSNSGLPYNYVSALEIEGSNIWIGTYNGLAKFDGTNWTVYDYSNSGLPSNYVNSIVIENGIIWIGTDGGGLTSYNETGIEEPSISGFELRNVELKTLKNPFVKSTIINYYIPAKSNVSLKLYDLSGRVVKTLLNEEKKAGTYNVKVNTKDLSSGVYFVSLNTATSTITKKIVLMR from the coding sequence ATGGAAATTAAAGGAAAGTTTTTGGAGATACTTACCTGCCGATTAGGCTGGATTTTTTTATTAGCTGGAAGTGTCTGGCATCAATTGAATGCCGAATATTCCGGATGGACAGTTTATAACACAAGCAATTCAGGTTTGCCGGATAATCGTGTTTATTCAATAGCTATAGAAGACTCTATAAAATGGATTGGAACTCATGGTGGCTTAGTAAAATTTAATGGAACTAACTGGACTGTATATAATACGAGTAATTCTGGCTTGCCAGATAATTGGGTTAGTTTTATAGCAATAGAAGGAAGCACAAAATGGATTGGAACTCATGGTGGCTTAGTAAAATTTAATGGAACTAACTGGACTGTATATAATACGAGTAATTCTGGCTTGCCAGATAATTTTATTTTTTCAATAGCAGTAGAAGAGAGCACAAAATGGATTGGCACTCGTAATGGATTAGCAAGGTTTGACAGCACTAACTGGACTGTTTACAACACCTCGAATTCTGGTTTGCCGGATAATTGGGTTAGTTTTATAGCAATAGAAGGAAGCACAAAATGGATTGGTACTTGCGATAGTGGATTAGCAAGGTTTGATGGGGTAATCTGGACTGTTTATAATATGGGCAATTCTAATTTGCCAGATAATCGTGTTCGGTCAATAGCAACATTGGGCAACACAAAATGGATTGGTACTCGCGATGGCGGATTAGCAAGGTTTGATGGGGTAATCTGGACTGTTTATGATAAATCAAATTCTGGGTTGCCTTATAATTATGTCTCTGCTCTTGAGATAGAAGGAAGTAATATCTGGATCGGAACTTATAACGGTCTTGCAAAGTTTGACGGCACTAACTGGACAGTTTATGATTATAGTAATTCGGGCTTACCGAGTAATTATGTTAACTCAATAGTAATAGAAAATGGTATAATATGGATTGGAACAGATGGTGGCGGTTTGACAAGTTATAATGAAACAGGGATAGAAGAACCTTCAATTTCGGGTTTTGAACTTCGGAATGTGGAATTAAAAACACTGAAGAATCCGTTTGTTAAATCTACAATTATTAATTACTACATACCTGCTAAAAGTAATGTTTCATTAAAACTTTACGACCTTTCAGGCAGAGTAGTTAAAACACTTCTAAATGAAGAGAAAAAAGCAGGTACTTATAACGTAAAAGTAAATACAAAAGACTTGTCATCAGGGGTTTACTTTGTAAGTTTAAACACCGCAACATCCACAATAACTAAGAAAATAGTTTTGATGAGATAA
- a CDS encoding sodium/solute symporter (Members of the Solute:Sodium Symporter (SSS), TC 2.A.21 as described in tcdb.org, catalyze solute:Na+ symport. Known solutes for members of the family include sugars, amino acids, nucleosides, inositols, vitamins, urea or anions, depending on the system.), which yields MINGVDVFVIIFFMLSQLLVGIYFKKYISTTEDYFLAGRNLTWWVIGMSIIGTNIGAYDYIGGAGATFRVGLAQANYEWIGAIPAMVISALLFVPYYWRAGVYTIPEYLGERYNQAVRLIEALLWGFFLVACLAIFFWASGIMIHTYLGWNMWLGIILTGLMVGIYTITGGLTAVVMTDVIQVVIMVVGGIAVAIIGFSTVGGWSGLVAKITPQHPDHFKLFLPLSNPDYPWLGMIFGLGIVLSPAWWCCHQAILQRALGARSEWDAKAGMLSAALLKTLVPFLYVLPGFFALACCTTPLTNPDEALPWVVKNLLPAGLTGLVFSAFLAALYSSVNSTLNSSVTLWTRDIYQKFIKKNATDKHYLDFGRWLTFAFVILGIILAPITEKFGIYLAMQYILSLFQGPTFATMLLGIVWARATQWGGLFGLLGGVAVALVLTISKMNFLYVAWWSFVASLILNFIISLLTKPEPMEKIRGLVYGLVLKDKQVQDNLSKRVKGE from the coding sequence ATGATAAACGGTGTAGATGTTTTTGTCATAATATTCTTTATGTTATCCCAGTTGCTTGTCGGGATATATTTCAAAAAATATATCTCCACGACTGAGGATTATTTCCTTGCAGGACGAAACCTTACATGGTGGGTAATCGGAATGTCCATAATCGGGACGAACATTGGCGCATATGACTATATCGGAGGTGCCGGCGCAACTTTTCGTGTCGGGCTTGCGCAGGCGAATTACGAATGGATTGGCGCTATCCCGGCTATGGTAATATCTGCTTTGCTCTTTGTACCTTATTACTGGAGAGCAGGAGTTTATACTATCCCGGAATACCTTGGCGAAAGATATAATCAAGCGGTTAGGTTAATAGAAGCTTTGCTCTGGGGTTTTTTCCTTGTTGCCTGTCTTGCTATTTTCTTCTGGGCAAGCGGTATAATGATTCATACGTATTTAGGCTGGAATATGTGGCTTGGTATTATACTTACGGGATTGATGGTAGGAATATATACAATAACCGGCGGTCTTACTGCAGTGGTTATGACAGACGTAATTCAGGTCGTAATTATGGTAGTCGGTGGAATAGCGGTTGCAATAATTGGATTTAGCACCGTGGGAGGATGGAGCGGACTTGTAGCCAAAATAACACCCCAACATCCTGACCACTTTAAGCTGTTCCTTCCGTTGAGTAACCCTGATTATCCGTGGTTGGGAATGATTTTTGGATTGGGTATAGTTTTGTCTCCTGCATGGTGGTGTTGTCACCAGGCTATTTTACAAAGAGCATTAGGAGCGCGTTCGGAATGGGATGCAAAAGCCGGTATGTTAAGCGCAGCACTCTTGAAAACTTTAGTACCTTTCCTTTACGTGCTCCCGGGATTTTTTGCGCTTGCCTGCTGCACGACTCCGTTGACTAATCCGGATGAAGCATTGCCGTGGGTTGTTAAAAATCTCCTACCTGCAGGACTTACGGGACTTGTGTTCTCGGCTTTTTTAGCCGCGCTGTATTCATCGGTAAACTCTACACTTAATTCTTCCGTAACGTTGTGGACAAGAGATATATATCAGAAGTTTATTAAGAAAAACGCAACGGATAAACATTATCTTGATTTCGGGAGATGGTTAACTTTTGCTTTCGTTATTCTTGGAATTATACTTGCTCCGATTACGGAAAAATTCGGTATATACTTAGCTATGCAATACATACTTTCCCTGTTCCAGGGACCGACTTTTGCAACAATGCTTCTCGGAATAGTATGGGCAAGAGCGACTCAGTGGGGAGGGCTATTTGGATTGCTTGGAGGAGTTGCGGTAGCTTTGGTACTGACAATTTCCAAGATGAATTTCCTATACGTAGCTTGGTGGTCATTTGTAGCGTCTTTAATTCTTAATTTTATTATAAGTTTGTTGACTAAACCGGAACCAATGGAGAAAATCAGAGGTTTGGTATATGGATTGGTACTAAAAGATAAACAGGTGCAGGATAATTTATCCAAAAGGGTAAAAGGAGAATAA
- a CDS encoding DUF5107 domain-containing protein: MKKVIGFLILAVSFGIAGNINAEKVKAYEEEITLPTYKVYPENPYPFFDMAEYYRTHIYPYPMQADVSNKEKINQKHRFLTIENEYLKVTVAPFLGGKLYDIYDKVNKREVLYTNHVVKPALYGIRGAWCSGGISFNFPYAHTITAFTTVDNTLKENPDGSASIIISNVERRYRMKWSVTLTLYPGKYYMEESVKLYNGSDSPHRYHFWSICAVHVNEDCRMIYPAQRAIDHELTAIYSWPIADSIVEPSLKGTDISLHKNLPHSVALSAYFPTDNFFGYYDYQINKGVAHCADRNVLTGTKFWDFGNNPYGHYSAAVRLTDNDGQYNEIDSSPFLTQAIFRLLQPHQVVAWKEQWFPINNTKGLVTANPEAALNIVKKDATAEILVNVNESLKDAILVVNTGDKEILKKSASMEPGKVYSEQIPYSKQSGMISVKLTAKDGKQFIDYAEKAPVPDDKLPKPGLIPNEEKPVKDMTPEESYVRGMELLRYERNAEAFTYFNSALEKDSSHYLTHNVLGTVYYQRGLWDKAVTHFETSLKRNEDQGVPHYYLGLIHKRKLELDDAIRELSIAAKYLETEASAQYYLGETEFMRNNIAGAISHFKESLAKNTKETKAQNLLAIAYRKTGDKKSALELNDRILTDDPTNHLALWEKYNITRDTKYLTDFRELIRSNDHNYIELACDYASCGLYGDACKVLKDVIEVKGNKQVSVTSEHFADESGEKFTDTEKFVTDNAVFPMVYYSLGYFSKMNDVKDYAGYYKKVYEIKNWDYMFPSRLEDFTILEDVIKECPDDYLAYTGLGNLLMNSYREDEAIARWKKASEIVEKLPAGEISKRSEFITVIYRNLGYAYNKVKNDPKTAFLWYEKGLKYNPTLADYYRECGEIAASAGEIEKGIKYLEPVMGKINKSSLVVRGLIPLYVQKGDDDKIIQLIETNEFENWEGEYAVLNWYKDAHIRKADKFMEKNALEDAAKEMEKSLVPPKNIGDIGGLSYDKSYLGESKAYWKLGNLYKKLGNSKLSQEAFNKGVASVPPEYSLEERYYYALSLKEVGREKETAKIFDKIIEYANLMAISRPGSVYNKDATASYNFYMGIAYKGKGNKNNAIKHLKISVKSYEEIGATTNPLYKQAKTMLVELKSK; the protein is encoded by the coding sequence ATGAAAAAAGTGATTGGGTTTTTAATACTGGCAGTTTCTTTTGGGATTGCCGGAAATATTAATGCAGAAAAAGTAAAAGCATACGAAGAAGAAATAACCTTGCCGACATATAAGGTATACCCTGAAAACCCTTATCCCTTTTTTGATATGGCTGAATATTATCGTACCCACATATATCCTTATCCTATGCAGGCAGACGTGTCAAATAAGGAAAAAATAAACCAGAAGCACAGATTTCTTACAATTGAAAACGAATATCTAAAAGTAACCGTTGCGCCGTTTTTAGGCGGTAAACTTTATGACATATACGATAAGGTTAACAAAAGAGAAGTTCTTTATACAAACCATGTAGTAAAACCTGCTCTTTATGGTATTCGTGGCGCATGGTGCTCGGGCGGAATTTCATTCAATTTTCCCTATGCCCATACGATTACTGCTTTTACTACGGTTGATAACACTTTAAAAGAAAATCCTGACGGCAGCGCTTCAATAATCATAAGCAACGTTGAAAGAAGATACAGAATGAAATGGAGCGTAACACTTACACTTTATCCCGGAAAATACTATATGGAAGAGTCCGTAAAGTTATATAACGGCAGTGATTCTCCTCACAGGTATCATTTCTGGTCAATATGCGCAGTTCACGTAAATGAAGATTGCAGGATGATATACCCGGCGCAAAGAGCAATTGACCACGAATTAACTGCAATATATTCATGGCCTATAGCAGACAGTATTGTAGAACCTTCACTTAAAGGGACAGATATAAGCTTACATAAGAATTTACCACATTCCGTTGCTTTGAGTGCATATTTCCCGACTGACAATTTCTTCGGATATTACGATTACCAAATTAATAAGGGCGTTGCCCATTGTGCCGACAGAAACGTTTTAACGGGAACAAAATTCTGGGATTTCGGGAATAACCCGTACGGACACTATTCTGCAGCCGTTAGATTAACCGATAATGACGGTCAATATAATGAAATAGACAGCAGCCCGTTTTTAACACAGGCAATTTTCCGTCTTTTACAACCACATCAGGTTGTTGCGTGGAAAGAACAATGGTTTCCCATAAACAACACAAAAGGACTGGTAACGGCAAATCCTGAAGCAGCGTTGAACATTGTAAAAAAAGATGCAACCGCAGAGATTCTTGTTAATGTTAATGAAAGTCTTAAAGATGCAATACTTGTAGTGAATACAGGGGATAAAGAAATATTGAAGAAATCCGCCTCAATGGAACCCGGGAAAGTATACTCGGAGCAAATTCCATACTCAAAACAAAGCGGAATGATTTCGGTAAAATTGACTGCTAAGGATGGAAAACAATTTATAGACTATGCCGAAAAAGCACCCGTCCCAGATGATAAACTCCCCAAACCCGGACTTATCCCTAATGAGGAAAAACCCGTTAAAGATATGACTCCGGAAGAATCATATGTAAGAGGTATGGAGCTTTTGAGATATGAAAGAAACGCTGAAGCTTTTACCTACTTTAATAGCGCTTTGGAAAAAGATTCAAGTCACTATTTAACACATAATGTACTGGGAACGGTTTATTACCAGAGAGGATTATGGGACAAAGCCGTTACCCACTTTGAAACTTCTCTTAAAAGGAACGAAGACCAGGGAGTCCCGCATTATTATTTAGGACTTATTCACAAGAGAAAACTTGAATTAGATGATGCAATTAGAGAACTTTCCATAGCGGCAAAATATTTAGAAACGGAAGCAAGCGCTCAATACTATCTTGGAGAAACGGAGTTTATGAGAAATAATATTGCAGGAGCAATATCTCATTTTAAAGAATCTCTTGCAAAAAATACAAAAGAGACAAAAGCGCAAAACTTGCTTGCAATTGCATACCGCAAAACCGGTGATAAAAAAAGTGCGCTGGAACTTAATGATAGAATTTTGACTGACGACCCAACAAATCACCTGGCACTATGGGAAAAATACAATATTACGAGAGATACTAAATATCTTACGGATTTCAGAGAACTTATACGCTCAAACGACCATAATTATATTGAACTTGCTTGCGATTATGCAAGTTGTGGCTTGTATGGAGATGCCTGTAAAGTTCTTAAAGACGTAATAGAAGTAAAGGGCAACAAACAAGTCTCTGTTACTTCCGAACATTTTGCGGATGAATCGGGAGAAAAATTTACCGATACTGAAAAGTTTGTAACCGACAATGCAGTCTTCCCAATGGTATATTATTCTCTTGGATATTTCTCAAAAATGAACGATGTGAAAGATTATGCAGGATATTACAAAAAAGTTTATGAAATTAAAAACTGGGATTATATGTTCCCCTCAAGACTTGAAGATTTCACGATACTTGAAGATGTTATAAAAGAATGTCCCGATGATTACCTTGCGTATACAGGGTTAGGCAATCTTCTGATGAACAGTTACAGGGAAGATGAAGCCATAGCCCGTTGGAAAAAGGCATCGGAAATAGTTGAAAAATTACCTGCCGGGGAAATTAGCAAACGCAGTGAGTTTATTACGGTTATATATAGGAACTTAGGGTATGCTTATAACAAAGTAAAAAACGATCCCAAAACGGCATTTTTATGGTATGAAAAAGGATTAAAATATAATCCCACCCTTGCGGATTACTACAGGGAATGTGGAGAAATTGCGGCGTCTGCCGGGGAAATAGAAAAAGGCATAAAATATTTAGAGCCGGTAATGGGTAAAATTAATAAATCATCCCTTGTTGTAAGAGGACTTATACCTTTGTATGTCCAGAAAGGTGATGATGATAAAATTATCCAATTGATAGAAACAAACGAGTTTGAAAACTGGGAAGGGGAGTATGCCGTATTGAACTGGTATAAGGATGCTCATATAAGAAAAGCAGACAAATTTATGGAGAAAAATGCGCTGGAAGATGCAGCAAAAGAAATGGAAAAATCACTTGTTCCACCAAAGAATATCGGGGATATTGGTGGACTTTCGTATGATAAATCATATCTCGGAGAATCGAAAGCTTACTGGAAGTTGGGAAACCTATATAAGAAACTGGGAAATAGTAAATTATCACAAGAAGCATTTAATAAAGGAGTCGCCTCTGTCCCGCCGGAATATTCATTGGAAGAAAGATATTATTATGCTCTTTCCCTTAAGGAAGTAGGAAGGGAAAAAGAGACTGCCAAAATATTTGATAAGATTATAGAGTATGCTAATTTAATGGCAATATCAAGACCAGGTTCGGTTTATAATAAAGATGCAACGGCAAGCTATAACTTCTATATGGGAATCGCTTATAAAGGCAAAGGCAACAAAAATAACGCAATCAAACATCTTAAAATATCCGTAAAATCTTACGAAGAAATAGGTGCAACTACGAATCCGCTTTATAAACAAGCCAAAACTATGTTAGTGGAGCTTAAAAGTAAATAA
- a CDS encoding galactokinase family protein, with translation MTNLVVSAPARICLFGEHQDYLGLPVIPAAIDLRITIKGTPRKDKTFNIQLPDISSKEEFSFDIDGKIPYISERDYLRSGVNVVRREGAKLDHGYDCEIRSKIPINAGASSSSAMCVAWIKFLLSASEHKYKDDPEKIAYLAYLSEVEEFGEPGGMMDQCSSAMGSIIFVDFKPEFKITRLTAKLGAFVLGDSLQAKDTTKTLSRVKKGTLRAVDTIRKQKPDFNLKTITLGEIKSILTTLDKEEQLLIEGGITTRDITREAKSLFLSDKMTDEKMGDLLNAHQAVLRDKIFVSKPKLDKMIDASIKAGALGGKLTGSGEGGCMFAYAPSNPEAVAEAIEKAGGKSYIINVAEGVNRIL, from the coding sequence ATGACTAATTTAGTCGTATCGGCGCCTGCCAGGATCTGTTTATTCGGCGAGCATCAGGATTACTTAGGACTCCCCGTTATCCCCGCAGCAATTGACCTGCGTATTACAATAAAAGGAACTCCCCGAAAAGATAAAACCTTTAACATTCAATTACCTGATATATCAAGCAAAGAAGAGTTCTCATTTGACATTGACGGGAAAATTCCTTACATATCGGAACGGGATTACCTGCGCAGCGGAGTTAACGTTGTCAGGCGGGAAGGCGCAAAACTTGACCACGGCTACGATTGCGAAATTCGCAGTAAAATTCCCATAAATGCCGGTGCTTCAAGTTCATCCGCAATGTGTGTTGCCTGGATAAAGTTTCTTTTATCTGCTTCAGAACATAAATACAAAGACGACCCGGAAAAAATCGCATATTTAGCATACCTTTCCGAAGTTGAAGAATTTGGCGAACCCGGCGGTATGATGGACCAGTGCTCATCCGCAATGGGGTCTATAATATTCGTTGATTTTAAACCCGAATTCAAAATAACAAGACTAACCGCTAAACTGGGAGCTTTCGTATTAGGAGACTCCCTTCAGGCAAAAGATACTACAAAAACTTTATCCCGAGTTAAAAAAGGTACATTAAGAGCAGTAGATACGATAAGAAAACAAAAACCGGATTTTAATCTTAAAACAATTACTCTTGGAGAAATAAAATCAATACTTACAACCCTTGATAAAGAGGAACAACTCTTAATTGAAGGTGGAATTACTACCCGTGATATTACAAGAGAAGCAAAGAGCCTCTTTTTGTCAGACAAAATGACTGATGAAAAAATGGGGGACTTATTAAACGCCCACCAGGCAGTATTAAGAGATAAAATCTTTGTTTCTAAACCCAAATTGGATAAAATGATAGACGCATCTATTAAAGCAGGCGCATTAGGTGGCAAATTGACAGGTTCCGGTGAAGGTGGTTGTATGTTTGCATACGCGCCTTCAAATCCGGAAGCCGTCGCAGAGGCAATAGAAAAAGCAGGTGGAAAATCTTATATTATAAATGTAGCTGAAGGAGTTAATAGAATTTTATAA
- a CDS encoding sugar phosphate nucleotidyltransferase, producing the protein MNENREITGVVLAAGQSTRMSAAGIKQSKLALELAGKPVIKYVTDTLIKSGIKRNIIIVGYQADEIKQVLGNGFEFVLQKERLGTGHALMQVRDHLKNYTGDLFVVVGDSPFLTTEVINTLVNKHRLSGAAATILTACYDKPPDYGRIIRDKKGKLLKVVEVKDANKDELAIKEVHTSHYCFRAEVVLPLLSEIKNNNAKKEYYLTDIIEMLLKHNNLVETVQAEDPVVGMAINTMEDFVQAEKTMKGVIKKNGN; encoded by the coding sequence ATGAACGAAAACAGAGAAATTACGGGCGTAGTTTTGGCAGCAGGACAAAGCACAAGAATGTCCGCCGCAGGTATAAAACAGAGCAAACTTGCTCTTGAACTTGCAGGAAAACCTGTAATAAAATACGTAACCGATACGCTAATTAAAAGCGGTATAAAAAGAAATATCATAATTGTCGGATATCAGGCGGATGAAATAAAACAGGTATTGGGAAATGGATTTGAGTTTGTTCTTCAAAAAGAAAGATTAGGAACCGGTCACGCCTTAATGCAAGTCAGGGATCACTTAAAAAATTATACCGGCGATTTATTTGTTGTAGTTGGAGATAGCCCATTTCTGACGACTGAAGTCATAAATACTCTGGTAAATAAACACCGCTTAAGCGGAGCAGCGGCTACGATACTTACTGCCTGTTATGATAAACCGCCTGATTATGGTCGTATTATTCGTGATAAAAAAGGTAAGTTGCTCAAGGTCGTTGAAGTTAAAGATGCGAACAAAGATGAATTGGCGATTAAAGAAGTGCATACATCACATTATTGTTTCCGTGCAGAAGTAGTTTTACCACTACTTTCCGAAATCAAAAACAACAATGCAAAAAAAGAATACTATCTAACTGATATAATAGAAATGCTCCTTAAACATAATAATTTAGTTGAAACAGTTCAGGCAGAAGATCCTGTTGTTGGTATGGCAATCAACACAATGGAAGATTTTGTACAAGCAGAGAAGACAATGAAAGGGGTAATTAAGAAAAATGGAAATTAA
- a CDS encoding sodium:solute symporter family protein, whose protein sequence is MVHLALIDWVIIIAYFALSLYVGVIHTRIAGKSLKDFFISSNSLPWWALGISMVATTFSTDTPNLVTDIIRQNGVSGNWVWWAFLLTGMLTVFFYARLWRRAGLLTDMEFYELRYSGKPASFLRGFRAVYLGLFFNIMIMASVTLAATKIGLVLFGWSKVTVIIVCCSVTVLYSMLSGMWGVVVTDVVQFILAMTGAIAAAYFSLKRPEVGGLSGMISKIDMSKLSMLPDFSNWSVMLPIFIVPLAIQWWSTWYPGAEPGGGGYIAQRMLASRDEKQSLLSVLLFNVAHYALRSWPWIIVALCSIIVFPDLRTALSPEQISVIGGVQNIRQDLGYSVMLRFLPAGFLGIMVVSLAAAYMSTISTHLNWGASYLVNDTYKRFMNKNASEKHYIMVSRWITLGLMFLAGLITLLLENALQAFQILLTIGAGTGLIYILRWFWWRINAWTEITAMFSAFIVSIYIKFIHTKVLGYPQMPDHIALLVTIVITTIVWLIATFAVKPSDEEKKKLLSFYRFIKPAGPGWKMIAKEAPEVKPDMNIGSAFFAWILGCVMVYSALFGTGYILYRRPIGFLLYVVTILCALLIVRMRSNFGWSKEVK, encoded by the coding sequence ATGGTACATTTAGCGCTTATTGATTGGGTAATTATTATCGCGTATTTTGCCCTTTCTTTGTACGTAGGAGTAATTCATACTCGAATAGCAGGTAAAAGTTTAAAAGATTTTTTCATATCTTCAAACTCTCTCCCGTGGTGGGCATTAGGAATATCAATGGTCGCAACGACTTTTTCTACGGATACGCCGAATCTTGTTACGGATATCATTCGTCAGAATGGAGTTTCGGGAAACTGGGTTTGGTGGGCTTTCTTGCTGACGGGGATGTTAACCGTATTCTTTTATGCAAGATTATGGCGCCGCGCAGGCCTTTTAACCGATATGGAATTCTACGAACTCAGGTATAGCGGCAAACCGGCCTCTTTCTTAAGAGGATTCAGAGCGGTATATCTCGGACTCTTTTTTAATATTATGATTATGGCTAGCGTTACACTTGCAGCTACAAAAATCGGATTGGTACTTTTTGGATGGAGTAAAGTAACCGTTATAATAGTATGTTGTTCCGTTACTGTCCTTTATTCAATGCTTTCCGGAATGTGGGGAGTCGTCGTAACTGATGTTGTACAGTTTATTCTAGCTATGACGGGTGCAATCGCAGCAGCTTATTTTTCACTTAAACGCCCTGAAGTAGGCGGATTATCCGGAATGATATCAAAAATTGATATGAGTAAACTTTCTATGTTACCGGATTTCTCAAACTGGAGTGTTATGTTACCGATATTTATTGTTCCATTGGCAATTCAATGGTGGTCAACATGGTATCCCGGCGCAGAACCCGGCGGCGGTGGTTATATTGCTCAACGAATGCTCGCTTCCAGGGATGAAAAACAGTCATTACTCTCCGTGCTTTTGTTTAATGTTGCACACTATGCCTTGCGCTCCTGGCCTTGGATTATAGTTGCACTTTGTTCAATAATAGTTTTCCCTGACTTAAGAACAGCATTGTCTCCTGAACAGATATCGGTAATAGGCGGAGTACAAAACATAAGACAGGATTTAGGATATTCCGTGATGTTACGGTTTTTACCTGCCGGATTCCTCGGAATTATGGTAGTTTCATTGGCCGCAGCTTATATGTCAACTATCTCCACACATCTTAACTGGGGAGCATCTTACCTTGTAAATGACACATATAAAAGATTTATGAACAAAAATGCATCGGAAAAACATTACATTATGGTGTCAAGATGGATAACTTTGGGATTAATGTTTCTCGCCGGTCTTATAACACTTCTTCTGGAAAATGCGCTCCAGGCATTTCAAATATTGCTGACTATTGGCGCAGGAACGGGTCTTATTTACATACTCCGCTGGTTCTGGTGGAGAATAAACGCATGGACCGAAATCACGGCAATGTTCTCAGCTTTTATTGTTTCTATTTATATTAAGTTTATCCATACAAAAGTGCTGGGATACCCACAAATGCCTGACCATATTGCTCTTTTGGTTACAATCGTAATTACGACGATTGTCTGGTTAATCGCAACTTTTGCAGTTAAACCGTCCGATGAAGAAAAGAAAAAATTATTGTCATTCTATAGGTTTATAAAACCTGCAGGTCCAGGCTGGAAAATGATAGCAAAAGAGGCTCCTGAAGTAAAACCCGATATGAATATCGGAAGCGCATTCTTTGCATGGATACTGGGATGTGTTATGGTATATAGCGCGCTATTCGGCACAGGATATATACTCTACAGAAGACCTATCGGATTTCTTCTTTATGTCGTTACCATACTCTGTGCTCTCTTGATAGTTCGTATGCGAAGCAATTTCGGATGGTCAAAAGAAGTAAAATAA